The Mesoplasma tabanidae sequence GAATTGAAGCATATGATGCTATTTACAAACAAAAAACAGGTTTAGTTAGACGTTTCCAACCAGCAAAAGGAAAAGCAAAGTTGAATGGTGTAATCATTGAAATTGACGAAAAATCTAATAAAGCTACAAGCATTAAAAGAATAAGTATTTAAAAGCAAATTAATTGCTTTTTTTGTTTCAGATTTTAAAACGAATTTAGTATAATTTATATTGATATCGCAGAAGGGAAAAATGGAAAAATGAGAAAATTATTTACTAGCGAAAGTGTTTCAGAAGGACATCCAGACAAAATATGTGATCAGATATCTGATGCGATATTGGATGAAGTACTGAAACAAGACCCAAACGCTAAGGTAGCCTGCGAAACATTTGCTACCACAAACTATTTATTAATTGGCGGACAGATTACAACAATTGCTACTGTTGATTATGAAGAAATTGCACGTGATGTATTAAGAAAAATTGGATACAACAACGATGCTTATGGTATCAATGCTGACACTTGTGAAATTGATATCAAAATTGAACAACAATCAGCTGATATTGCCTTAGGAATCGATTTAGATACTGAAGTAATTGGAGCCGGTGACCAAGGAATTATGTTTGGATATGCTACAAATGAATCTAAAACTTTCTTACCATTAGCTATTACTATTTCGCATGAGTTAGTTTATTTAGCTTCTAAGTTAAGAAAAGAAGGAAAATTCAAATGAGCAAGACCTGACATGAAGTCTCAAGTAACAATTGATTACACTGATGACTCAAATCCCAAAATTGATACAATCTTGATGTCAATTCAACACGATGATGAAATGATTGAAGAAAAATTTAAAAACTTTATAAAAACAGAAATCATGGATGTTGTTGCTAAAGAGTTTAAATTAAACACTGATTTTAAAGTGCTAATCAATCCAACAGGTAGATTTGTTATTGGTGGACCTCAAGGAGATACTGGGTTAACAGGAAGAAAAATTATTGTTGATACATATGGAGGCTACTCACGTCATGGAGGAGGGGCTTTTTCAGGAAAAGATGCAACAAAAGTTGATAGAAGTGCTGCTTATATGGCGAGATATGCTGCTAAAAACTTAGTTGCTGCTGGTTTGGCTGATAAAATCGAAATTCAAGTTTCATACGCTATTGGTAAACCAGAGCCAGTTTCAATTTTTATTGAAACATTTGGGACAGAAAAAGTAGACAAAGAAATTATCACAAAAGCATTAAATGATAATTTTAATTTTTCAGTTAATGAAATTATTAAAAAATTAGATTTAAGAAAACCAACATTCTTGAAAACAGCAACTTATGGACATTTTGGAAAAGATGAATTAACATGAGAACAATTAGATAAAGTTGAGCAATTAAAAAAATAAAACAAATCACTTTTAAAAAGTGATTTTTTTGTTATAAAATAATAACTAATAAAAAAGGAGAAAAAAATGAACAAATTAATAAGCAATAATTTTTTTAAAATATTAGTTTTGTATTTTACAGTTTCGTTTTTTTTACCACAATTAGGATTTTTAGTACCTTTAATTGTAGTATCCTCACTTTTTTATTCAATTTTTAAAGTTTTTAAAGAAATTAAAATTAAGCCTAAATTCATAGGAATATTCTTTATTCTTTTCTTTCTTTGAACTTTATTTATTTTCTTTTTTGCAATTATAATTTCGTTTATTTTATTAAAAAATAATAGTATCTTATTAAACTTTAAATTATCATTAATAATATTTTGTTCACTAATAATAACATTTAATTTTAAACCGTTTATAAATATAACTACTTTAAATGAAGAAAATAACTTCAGTTTATATGTTTTTTTGCATCAGTTATTAAAAACATTAATATACTGGTGTTTCTGAGAAAAATTAATTGTTCTTAAAAAAATAATTTGATATAGACAAGATATTTCATCTATTTAAAATATCCTATTTTAATAAAAAAAAAAAAAAAATAGGAGGATTCTCATGAAAGAATTAATTAAAATAAACAACATAAAAAAAACAAATATTTTACAAGAAATAAATATAAGCATTTTTGAAAATGAATGTATTTCAATTATGGGTAATAGCGGAGTAGGTAAATCAACTCTTTTAAACATTTTATCAGGTATTGAAAAACCATCAGAAGGAAGCGTCATAATTGATGGCACTAATATATCAGAATTGAATGAACCTAAATTAACAAAATTTAGATCAAAACAAATATCATACATTTATCAAGATTATAAATTAATTGAATATTTAACAGTTGAACAAAATATAAAATTTGTTGAGAAAAATAATAAAAACATAATTAACGAAGAAAAATATCTAAATTTACTAAAAGAACTTGGATTAATTGAAAAAGAAAAGGTTATTGTGTCTAAACTGTCAGGTGGACAAAAGCAACGTGTAGCAATTGCAAGAGCATTACTTGGAAATTCAAAAATAATATTAGCAGATGAACCAACAGGAGCTCTTGACTTAATCAATACTAAAAAGGTATTAGAAGAATTAATAGTTAATAGTAAAAAAATGGGAAAAACTTTAATTATCGTTACCCATTCACCACAAGTTGGACTTGAAACAGAAAAGATTATTTTTATGAGTAACGGAAGAATAACAGAAGAAATTAAAACTGAAGAAATAACAATCGCTAAATTAGAAAAAAAATTACTTATTGAAAATGAATAATAGTGAAATATTTAAGCAATTAAAGTTTTATAAAAGCTATAACATTCCAATATTCATAACATTATTTTTATCATCAGTTTTTACTAATTCATCTTTATTTTTATTTATTTCTTCGCTTAAACATTTTGATAAGGATTCTAACATGTCTTTAATTTTTATTATCCTTTTTGGGTTATTGCTACTAATTTCAATATCAATGACTACATTAATAATAAGTATAAATTTTAATGTTAGAGAAAAAGATCTAATAAATAGAAGATTGATTGGATTGTCTTTTAAAAATTTATTTAAGAATTTATTGCATGAGCAACTAATCATAATGGTTCCAAGTTTTATTTTAGGATTTTGTTCTTCAATAGTCTTAAATAAATTGCTTGTAGCAAATTTAATTAAAAAAGCTATACTTCAACAAGGTTTTTCAATAAACTATACATTTTTAAATATAACTTTAGTACTTTTAATAAGTTTAGTAACTTTGTATGCAATTATTTATGCATCAACAAAAAAATACCAAAGAATTGAAGTAAGCAACAAAGATAATAAAAAGAAAATGATTAAAAATCAAATTATTAAAATTATTTTAGGATTTATGTTTATAATTTCGTATTTTCTACTAATTGTATTTAATAATACTGAAGTTCTATATTTATTTGGAGGAATATTCTTTATTATAGGGCTACATTTCTTATTAGAAATTATGATAACAGTGATTTGTAAAATGCTATTTCAAGTTTTTTCAGGTTCTTTTGTTTTTTCTAGTTCAATAAAAAATATGCAATATAATGCATCTCTAATAACTAAAATTATTTTAATGCTTGTTAACTCAATGATTTTTTTAAATTTTTCAATTAACGTAATAGGCAAAATGGGTGTTCAAAGTTATGAAATAAATTCTAATACTCAATATTTAAATGGTTTGATATTTTTAGGAGCATACTTAAACATTGTGTTTGTGAGTTTTACATTTATAATTATCATAAACGGTTTTTTAATGTATTTAAGAAGTCTTGAAAAAGAAAATTTAGTGCTAAGACAACTAGGTTTCAC is a genomic window containing:
- the metK gene encoding methionine adenosyltransferase, with the protein product MRKLFTSESVSEGHPDKICDQISDAILDEVLKQDPNAKVACETFATTNYLLIGGQITTIATVDYEEIARDVLRKIGYNNDAYGINADTCEIDIKIEQQSADIALGIDLDTEVIGAGDQGIMFGYATNESKTFLPLAITISHELVYLASKLRKEGKFKWARPDMKSQVTIDYTDDSNPKIDTILMSIQHDDEMIEEKFKNFIKTEIMDVVAKEFKLNTDFKVLINPTGRFVIGGPQGDTGLTGRKIIVDTYGGYSRHGGGAFSGKDATKVDRSAAYMARYAAKNLVAAGLADKIEIQVSYAIGKPEPVSIFIETFGTEKVDKEIITKALNDNFNFSVNEIIKKLDLRKPTFLKTATYGHFGKDELTWEQLDKVEQLKK
- a CDS encoding FtsX-like permease family protein, translating into MSLIFIILFGLLLLISISMTTLIISINFNVREKDLINRRLIGLSFKNLFKNLLHEQLIIMVPSFILGFCSSIVLNKLLVANLIKKAILQQGFSINYTFLNITLVLLISLVTLYAIIYASTKKYQRIEVSNKDNKKKMIKNQIIKIILGFMFIISYFLLIVFNNTEVLYLFGGIFFIIGLHFLLEIMITVICKMLFQVFSGSFVFSSSIKNMQYNASLITKIILMLVNSMIFLNFSINVIGKMGVQSYEINSNTQYLNGLIFLGAYLNIVFVSFTFIIIINGFLMYLRSLEKENLVLRQLGFTRKKVFVRNILQFIIIWFLYVILAFTTTVLMSLIWNDKAALSNVIYWIIEIFVVLLLMLLLCLSNWFFKIIKNK
- a CDS encoding ABC transporter ATP-binding protein gives rise to the protein MKELIKINNIKKTNILQEINISIFENECISIMGNSGVGKSTLLNILSGIEKPSEGSVIIDGTNISELNEPKLTKFRSKQISYIYQDYKLIEYLTVEQNIKFVEKNNKNIINEEKYLNLLKELGLIEKEKVIVSKLSGGQKQRVAIARALLGNSKIILADEPTGALDLINTKKVLEELIVNSKKMGKTLIIVTHSPQVGLETEKIIFMSNGRITEEIKTEEITIAKLEKKLLIENE